A genomic window from Clostridia bacterium includes:
- a CDS encoding pyruvate, phosphate dikinase, whose product MAKKYVYLFSEGDASMRELLGGKGANLAEMTKIGLPVPQGFTVTTEACTKYYEDGRVINNEIQAEIMEYIDKMEGITGMKFGDKENPLLVSVRSGARASMPGMMDTILNLGLNEEVVEVMASKSGNPRWAWDCYRRFIQMYSDVVMEVGKKYFEELIDKMKEEKGVLLDVELTADDLKDLAGKFKEEYKKKIGKDFPSDPKEQLMGAVEAVFRSWDNDRANVYRRDNDIPYSWGTAVNVQMMAFGNMGDDCGTGVAFTRDPATGEKGLMGEFLVNAQGEDVVAGVRTPMPICEMADKFPEAFKEFNIVCETLEDHYRDMQDMEFTIQAGKLYMLQTRNGKRTAKAALKIACDLVEEGMIDKNDAVAMIDPRNLDTLLHPQFDIKAIKSATPMGKGLGASPGAACGKVVFTAEDAEIWNNKGEKVILVRLETSPEDITGMKAAQGILTVRGGMTSHAAVVARGMGTCCVSGCGDIIMDEENKKFTLSGKTYKEGDYISIDGSTGNIYDGIIPTVDAEIVGEFKTIMQWADEVRTLKVRTNADTPYDAKKAVELGAEGIGLCRTEHMFFEADRIAAFREMICADTLEERERSLEKILPYQQGDFEELYKALKGNPVTIRFLDPPLHEFVPTEEADIKALADAQGKSVSDIKAIIASLHEFNPMMGHRGCRLSVTYPEIAKMQTKAVIRAAINVKKENPHWAVKPEIMIPLTGEVKELKYVKDIVVATADEEIKNSGIDLSYEVGTMIEIPRACLTADEIAKEADFFCFGTNDLTQMTFGFSRDDAGKFLDAYYDKKIYENDPFAKLDQTGVGKLMEMTIKLGKGTKPEIHCGICGEHGGDPVSVEFCHKIGLDYVSCSPFRVPIARLAAAQAALKDSK is encoded by the coding sequence ATGGCAAAAAAATATGTTTATTTGTTTTCCGAAGGTGATGCTTCAATGCGTGAACTTTTGGGAGGAAAGGGTGCTAACCTTGCAGAAATGACCAAAATCGGTCTTCCTGTACCTCAAGGGTTTACAGTTACAACCGAGGCGTGTACTAAATATTATGAAGACGGTAGAGTTATAAATAATGAGATACAGGCAGAAATTATGGAATATATTGACAAGATGGAGGGTATTACCGGAATGAAATTCGGTGATAAGGAAAACCCTTTACTTGTTTCTGTTCGTTCAGGTGCAAGAGCATCTATGCCTGGTATGATGGATACTATTCTAAATCTTGGGCTTAATGAAGAAGTTGTTGAAGTTATGGCTTCAAAAAGCGGTAATCCTCGTTGGGCGTGGGACTGTTACAGAAGATTTATCCAGATGTATTCTGACGTTGTTATGGAAGTCGGAAAGAAATACTTTGAAGAACTCATTGATAAAATGAAAGAAGAAAAAGGTGTTTTGTTAGACGTTGAACTTACTGCCGACGATTTAAAAGACCTTGCAGGTAAATTTAAAGAAGAATATAAAAAGAAAATCGGAAAAGATTTTCCGTCCGACCCTAAAGAACAACTTATGGGCGCTGTTGAAGCAGTTTTTCGTTCATGGGATAATGACAGAGCAAATGTTTACCGTCGTGATAACGATATCCCTTATTCATGGGGTACAGCAGTAAATGTTCAGATGATGGCATTTGGTAATATGGGAGATGACTGCGGAACAGGTGTTGCCTTTACAAGAGACCCTGCTACCGGCGAAAAAGGTCTTATGGGCGAATTTTTAGTTAATGCTCAGGGGGAAGATGTTGTTGCAGGGGTCAGAACTCCTATGCCTATTTGTGAAATGGCTGATAAATTCCCTGAAGCGTTTAAAGAGTTTAATATAGTTTGCGAAACTTTAGAAGACCATTACAGAGATATGCAGGATATGGAATTTACCATTCAGGCAGGAAAATTATATATGCTTCAGACAAGAAACGGTAAAAGAACTGCAAAAGCGGCTCTTAAAATTGCCTGTGATTTAGTAGAAGAGGGAATGATAGATAAAAATGATGCTGTTGCAATGATTGACCCAAGAAACCTTGATACACTTTTACACCCTCAGTTTGATATAAAAGCAATAAAATCTGCAACTCCTATGGGAAAAGGCTTGGGCGCATCTCCTGGTGCTGCGTGTGGTAAGGTTGTATTTACTGCAGAAGATGCTGAAATTTGGAATAATAAAGGCGAAAAGGTTATATTGGTAAGACTTGAAACTTCTCCTGAAGATATAACCGGTATGAAAGCGGCTCAGGGTATCTTAACTGTAAGAGGTGGTATGACATCTCACGCTGCAGTTGTTGCCCGTGGTATGGGAACTTGCTGTGTATCAGGTTGCGGCGATATAATTATGGATGAAGAAAACAAAAAGTTTACTCTATCAGGAAAAACTTATAAAGAGGGAGATTATATCTCAATAGACGGTTCAACAGGTAATATATATGATGGTATTATCCCTACTGTTGACGCAGAAATAGTTGGAGAATTTAAAACTATTATGCAGTGGGCAGACGAAGTAAGAACACTTAAGGTAAGAACAAATGCAGACACACCTTATGATGCTAAAAAAGCAGTTGAACTTGGTGCAGAAGGTATCGGTCTTTGCCGTACAGAGCATATGTTCTTTGAGGCTGACAGAATTGCAGCATTTCGAGAAATGATTTGTGCAGATACTTTGGAAGAAAGAGAACGCTCACTTGAAAAAATTCTTCCTTATCAGCAGGGCGATTTTGAAGAACTTTATAAAGCGTTAAAAGGAAACCCTGTTACAATAAGATTTTTAGACCCGCCTTTACACGAGTTTGTTCCAACTGAAGAAGCAGATATCAAGGCACTTGCCGATGCACAGGGTAAATCTGTTTCAGATATAAAGGCAATTATTGCTTCCCTTCACGAATTTAACCCTATGATGGGGCACCGTGGTTGCAGACTTAGTGTAACATACCCTGAAATTGCAAAAATGCAGACAAAGGCAGTTATCCGTGCTGCAATAAATGTTAAAAAAGAGAATCCTCATTGGGCAGTTAAGCCTGAAATTATGATTCCTTTAACAGGCGAAGTTAAAGAACTTAAATATGTTAAAGATATTGTTGTTGCTACTGCCGATGAAGAAATCAAAAATTCAGGAATTGACCTTTCTTATGAAGTGGGTACAATGATTGAAATTCCAAGAGCGTGTCTTACAGCAGACGAAATCGCAAAAGAAGCAGACTTCTTCTGTTTCGGTACAAACGATTTAACTCAGATGACCTTTGGTTTCTCAAGAGACGATGCAGGTAAGTTCTTAGACGCTTACTATGATAAAAAAATATACGAAAATGACCCGTTTGCCAAACTTGACCAGACAGGCGTTGGTAAACTTATGGAAATGACAATTAAATTAGGAAAGGGAACTAAGCCTGAAATTCACTGTGGTATCTGCGGTGAACACGGTGGCGACCCTGTATCAGTTGAATTTTGTCATAAAATCGGTCTTGACTATGTGTCATGTTCACCATTTAGAGTGCCTATTGCAAGACTTGCGGCAGCACAGGCAGCCCTAAAAGACTCAAAATAA
- the trpB gene encoding tryptophan synthase subunit beta yields MNKYREFENYLKEFPDENGYFGEYGGAFLPDELIPAFKEADEAYESICHSAQFINELRRIRKEFQGRPTPVYHCERLSKIFSNCQIYLKREDLNHTGAHKLNHCMGEGLLAKFMGKKKLIAETGAGQHGVALATAAAYFGLKCDIYMGEVDILKQHPNVIRMKMLGANVIPVTHGLKTLKEAVDAAFDAYLKEYKDAIYCIGSVLGPHPFPKMVRDFQTVIGYEARDQFLNMTGIMPDAVCACVGGGSNSIGMFTPFLADPVEIYGIEPLGKGENAGDHAATMKFGTKGKLHGFESYLLQDEQGEPLPVYSIASGLDYPGVGPEHAYLKDTGRIHYEAVTDEEAMEAFFLLSRYEGIIPAVESAHAVAFALKYAKEHKTGSILACLSGRGDKDIDYVYENYGCGEKFKLDYKI; encoded by the coding sequence ATGAACAAATACAGAGAGTTTGAAAACTATTTAAAAGAATTTCCTGATGAAAACGGATATTTCGGGGAATATGGCGGTGCATTTTTGCCTGATGAACTTATTCCAGCATTTAAAGAAGCAGATGAAGCCTATGAATCTATCTGCCATTCTGCGCAGTTTATAAATGAACTAAGAAGAATAAGAAAAGAATTTCAAGGAAGACCGACTCCTGTTTATCACTGCGAAAGGCTTTCAAAGATTTTTTCAAACTGCCAGATATATTTAAAAAGAGAAGATTTAAACCATACAGGCGCTCACAAACTTAATCATTGTATGGGCGAAGGTCTTTTAGCCAAATTTATGGGCAAAAAGAAACTGATTGCAGAAACAGGTGCAGGTCAGCACGGGGTTGCCCTTGCTACTGCTGCTGCATACTTTGGTTTAAAATGTGATATATATATGGGGGAAGTAGACATTTTAAAACAGCATCCGAACGTTATAAGAATGAAAATGCTCGGAGCAAATGTTATCCCTGTTACCCATGGGCTTAAAACTCTTAAGGAAGCAGTAGATGCAGCGTTTGATGCTTATCTTAAAGAATATAAAGATGCTATTTACTGCATCGGCTCTGTTCTTGGCCCTCATCCGTTTCCTAAGATGGTAAGAGATTTCCAGACTGTTATCGGCTACGAAGCAAGAGACCAGTTTTTAAATATGACAGGTATTATGCCTGACGCTGTATGTGCATGTGTGGGCGGAGGCTCTAATTCTATCGGTATGTTTACTCCGTTCCTTGCAGACCCTGTAGAAATTTACGGTATTGAGCCTCTTGGAAAAGGGGAAAATGCAGGAGACCATGCAGCCACAATGAAATTCGGCACAAAGGGAAAACTTCACGGTTTTGAAAGTTATCTTCTACAGGACGAACAGGGAGAACCTTTACCTGTATATTCTATTGCAAGCGGTCTTGACTATCCTGGTGTTGGCCCTGAACATGCTTATCTAAAAGATACAGGCAGAATTCATTATGAAGCAGTAACCGATGAAGAAGCAATGGAAGCATTCTTCCTGCTATCAAGATATGAAGGAATTATCCCTGCAGTAGAATCTGCTCACGCTGTTGCATTTGCTCTAAAATACGCGAAAGAGCATAAAACAGGCTCAATTCTTGCCTGTCTTTCAGGAAGAGGGGATAAAGACATTGATTATGTTTATGAAAACTACGGTTGCGGAGAAAAGTTTAAATTAGACTACAAAATATAA
- a CDS encoding coenzyme F420-0:L-glutamate ligase, with the protein MKSFERRVGTVSRGIRCPIIRQGDDLAAIVASSVLEAAEYENFEINDKDVISVTESIVARSQGNYASIDHIAKDVKEKLGGETVGVIFPILSRNRFAICLRGIARGAKKIVLMLSYPSDEVGNGLVSLDKIDDAGINPYSDVLSLEKYRELFGENKHEFTGIDYVEYYKGIIEEEGAEAEIIFANHAKTILNYADCVLTCDIHSRNRTKRILKENGAKTVCGLDDILTASVDGSGYNEKYGLLGSNKSTEDTIKLFPQECKQLVLDIQEKIKDATGKHVEVMVYGDGAFKDPQGKIWELADPVVSPAFTDGLIGTPSELKLKYLADNDFKDLSGDELKEAISKSIRSKDNDLVGNMASQGTTPRQLTDLIGSLCDLTSGSGDKGTPVVLVQGYFDNYTN; encoded by the coding sequence ATGAAATCATTTGAAAGAAGAGTGGGCACAGTTTCAAGAGGCATAAGATGCCCTATTATAAGACAGGGGGACGACCTTGCAGCAATTGTTGCATCAAGCGTTCTTGAAGCAGCAGAGTATGAAAACTTTGAAATCAACGATAAAGATGTTATCTCTGTAACTGAATCAATAGTTGCGCGTTCACAGGGTAATTATGCTTCAATTGACCATATTGCAAAAGATGTTAAAGAAAAATTAGGCGGAGAAACTGTTGGCGTTATATTCCCTATACTTTCAAGAAACCGTTTTGCAATTTGCTTAAGAGGTATTGCAAGAGGTGCTAAAAAAATTGTTTTAATGTTAAGTTATCCGTCAGACGAGGTTGGTAACGGGTTAGTAAGCCTTGATAAAATAGACGATGCGGGAATTAACCCATATTCAGATGTATTATCATTAGAAAAATACAGAGAATTATTCGGAGAAAATAAACACGAATTTACAGGCATTGATTATGTTGAATACTATAAAGGAATAATAGAAGAAGAGGGAGCAGAGGCAGAAATTATTTTTGCCAACCATGCAAAAACTATTCTTAACTATGCCGACTGTGTATTAACCTGTGATATCCATTCAAGAAACCGTACTAAGAGAATTTTAAAAGAAAACGGTGCAAAAACTGTTTGCGGACTTGATGATATTTTAACTGCATCAGTTGACGGTAGCGGTTATAACGAAAAATACGGTTTACTTGGCTCAAACAAGTCTACTGAAGATACAATTAAACTTTTCCCTCAGGAATGCAAACAGTTAGTTTTAGACATTCAGGAAAAAATTAAAGATGCAACAGGAAAACACGTTGAAGTTATGGTATATGGAGACGGTGCTTTCAAAGACCCTCAGGGTAAAATATGGGAACTTGCAGACCCTGTTGTTTCTCCTGCATTTACAGACGGACTTATAGGTACACCAAGCGAACTTAAACTTAAATATCTTGCAGATAATGACTTTAAAGATTTATCAGGAGATGAACTAAAAGAAGCAATTTCAAAAAGTATTCGTTCAAAAGATAACGACTTGGTTGGAAATATGGCGTCTCAGGGTACAACTCCTCGTCAGCTTACTGACCTTATCGGTTCTCTTTGTGATTTAACATCAGGCTCAGGGGATAAGGGAACACCTGTTGTACTTGTTCAGGGATATTTTGATAACTACACAAACTAA
- a CDS encoding HAD family hydrolase, giving the protein MIKLMIFDLDGTVLDTISTISYYANLSLEKFGLPQLEKDKYKYFTGEGAKNLTLRMLEDIGAYTPNLHKKLYDFYMKSYNEDPTYKTAIFPYLKETLEKIKEKGIKIAILSNKPHFATVDVTKKLFGNDFFDLVLGQRENTPLKPDPQSVYEIMDFFNVKDYECIFIGDTSTDIKTGKNANLYTVGVLWGFRNFKELSDSGADVIISKPDAILKVLN; this is encoded by the coding sequence ATGATAAAACTTATGATTTTTGACCTTGACGGAACGGTGCTTGATACTATTTCAACCATTTCTTATTACGCAAACTTATCTTTAGAAAAGTTTGGATTACCCCAACTTGAAAAAGACAAATATAAATATTTTACAGGCGAGGGAGCAAAAAATTTAACTTTAAGAATGTTAGAAGATATTGGGGCATATACCCCCAATTTACATAAAAAACTATATGATTTTTATATGAAAAGTTATAATGAGGACCCTACATATAAAACTGCCATTTTCCCATATCTTAAAGAAACGCTTGAAAAAATAAAAGAAAAAGGCATAAAAATAGCCATACTTTCAAACAAACCCCACTTTGCAACAGTGGATGTAACCAAAAAACTATTTGGCAATGATTTTTTTGACCTTGTATTAGGGCAAAGAGAAAATACACCTCTTAAGCCTGACCCTCAGTCAGTTTATGAAATTATGGACTTTTTTAATGTTAAAGACTATGAATGTATATTTATAGGCGATACATCAACCGATATTAAAACAGGGAAAAATGCAAATCTTTATACCGTGGGCGTTTTATGGGGGTTTAGAAACTTTAAAGAACTCTCCGATTCTGGTGCAGATGTAATAATAAGTAAACCTGATGCAATTCTTAAAGTATTAAATTAA
- a CDS encoding UPF0182 family protein: MERRIPAKVYITFGIIALILISLISCFNIYFEYNAYKEIGENFLEVFFTNFKVKLIFQALSFILVFALSFMSILFLSKNLRKIDSLYDFLNKKSVVLLVSALLSGVISVMFQVAVYDKFLLFKNASLLEVSDPVFNKDLGYYIFKWPFYSAVFDALTGVFFLIFAGVLILYVFLYLRLGITDIGNILNEKEIIIHNIVNFILVVICKVISLKFDAYNMLYNNNASFTGAGYTSVNIWRHYYNIIPYALIIALVLGIILYFKKKRKLAVSMILVYPLIYIGFSVTAFFTQSFIVNPSEISLEREYILRNIEYTRAAYKVNEIKDEVFPIEYNLTAEDLNEEKNTVSNTRIIDYPSTLKAINQVQSIRNYYKFNDLDIVKYDILGEPTAVGIATREFNLENIKESAQSFINRRLRFTHGFGIAAVSVNSVTKEGQPQFFVKDIPSQSSVSELNVTQPRIYFGETDNDYVIAGSKYKELDYSLGDTDVEYSYTGSAGIRMTPLNKVLYSLYLGDFQLLISNYVDENSKLLINSNVCERVKKVAPFLSVDNDPYMIIDKDGSLKWIVNCYTKTRYYPYSKSLIIFGEEINYIRESVKAVVDAYNGDVKFYITDKNDAIANTYKKIYPSFFEDEDLPHSLSEHLQYPEAIFNAQSEILKRYHTKNPEIFYNKTDLWSYAKEKYEGEEKNVSPYYSIMTTFKENGGLVLMIPYTMSGKQNLVGWLAVNCDKEGYGDMILYTFPKGENIYGVMQMENKIDNDPEISREMTLWGQGGSTVIRGNMLTIPVKNSLIYIEPVYISSGTQSSMPELKRIIVAYNNEIVMEETLEKALSKLFDYNMDNVLIPDDKVEENIENEETGNTKILVELYDKLKSSMQNGDWKNFGSAFDELEKEIEKIR; this comes from the coding sequence ATGGAAAGAAGAATTCCCGCAAAAGTTTATATAACTTTTGGAATAATTGCTCTTATTTTAATATCTTTGATATCATGCTTTAATATTTATTTTGAATATAATGCTTATAAAGAAATAGGCGAAAACTTTTTAGAGGTTTTCTTTACTAATTTTAAAGTAAAACTTATTTTTCAAGCATTAAGTTTTATTCTGGTGTTTGCCTTATCCTTTATGAGTATTTTATTCTTATCAAAGAATTTAAGAAAAATAGATTCGCTATACGATTTTTTAAATAAAAAGAGCGTAGTTCTTCTTGTTTCTGCCCTTTTGTCAGGCGTAATAAGCGTTATGTTTCAGGTGGCAGTTTATGATAAGTTCTTATTATTTAAAAATGCTTCACTTTTAGAAGTCTCTGACCCTGTATTTAATAAAGATTTGGGATATTATATTTTTAAATGGCCTTTTTACTCTGCAGTGTTTGACGCTTTAACAGGTGTCTTCTTCCTTATATTTGCAGGGGTTTTAATTCTTTATGTATTTTTATACTTAAGACTTGGAATTACTGATATAGGAAATATCTTAAACGAAAAGGAAATTATAATTCATAATATTGTAAACTTTATTTTAGTTGTGATATGTAAAGTTATTTCCTTAAAATTTGATGCTTATAATATGCTTTATAATAACAATGCATCCTTTACAGGTGCAGGGTACACAAGCGTAAACATCTGGCGCCATTATTATAATATTATTCCGTATGCTTTAATTATTGCGTTGGTTTTGGGTATTATTCTATACTTTAAGAAAAAAAGGAAATTGGCAGTTTCAATGATTTTAGTATATCCTTTAATTTATATAGGCTTTAGCGTTACTGCCTTTTTTACCCAGAGTTTTATTGTTAACCCGTCTGAGATTTCATTAGAAAGAGAATATATTTTAAGAAATATAGAATATACAAGAGCGGCGTATAAGGTTAATGAAATTAAAGACGAAGTCTTCCCTATTGAGTATAATCTTACAGCCGAGGATTTAAACGAAGAAAAAAATACAGTATCTAATACAAGAATAATTGACTATCCGTCAACCTTAAAAGCTATAAATCAGGTTCAAAGCATCAGAAACTATTATAAATTTAACGACCTTGATATAGTTAAATATGATATTTTAGGAGAGCCTACTGCAGTAGGTATTGCCACCAGAGAATTTAATCTTGAAAATATCAAGGAATCTGCTCAGTCTTTTATAAACAGAAGATTAAGATTTACTCACGGTTTTGGTATTGCGGCAGTTTCTGTAAATTCAGTAACAAAAGAGGGTCAGCCTCAGTTTTTTGTAAAAGATATTCCATCTCAGTCGTCAGTTTCAGAACTTAATGTTACCCAGCCGAGAATTTATTTCGGAGAAACGGATAACGACTATGTAATTGCAGGTTCTAAGTATAAAGAACTTGACTATTCTTTAGGAGATACCGATGTTGAATATTCCTACACAGGAAGTGCAGGGATAAGGATGACACCATTAAATAAAGTTTTATATTCACTTTATTTAGGCGATTTCCAACTTTTAATTTCCAACTATGTAGACGAAAACTCAAAACTTTTAATAAACAGTAATGTCTGTGAGCGTGTTAAAAAAGTTGCACCGTTTTTATCGGTTGATAATGACCCTTATATGATTATTGACAAAGACGGAAGCCTTAAATGGATAGTAAACTGCTATACTAAAACAAGATACTATCCTTATTCAAAATCTCTTATAATATTCGGCGAAGAAATAAATTATATAAGAGAATCGGTAAAAGCAGTTGTAGATGCGTATAACGGAGATGTTAAATTCTATATTACAGATAAAAATGATGCGATTGCCAATACTTATAAAAAGATTTATCCGTCATTTTTTGAAGATGAGGATTTACCTCATAGTTTAAGTGAGCATCTTCAGTATCCTGAAGCAATATTTAATGCACAGTCGGAAATACTAAAAAGATACCATACAAAAAACCCTGAAATATTCTATAATAAAACAGACCTATGGAGTTATGCAAAGGAAAAATATGAGGGAGAAGAAAAGAATGTAAGCCCTTATTATAGTATAATGACTACCTTTAAAGAAAATGGCGGACTTGTTTTAATGATTCCTTATACAATGTCCGGCAAACAGAATTTAGTTGGCTGGCTTGCTGTTAACTGCGATAAAGAGGGATATGGGGATATGATTTTATACACATTCCCTAAAGGCGAAAATATCTACGGTGTTATGCAGATGGAAAATAAAATAGATAACGACCCTGAAATTTCAAGGGAAATGACTCTATGGGGGCAAGGCGGAAGTACAGTTATAAGAGGAAATATGCTTACTATCCCTGTTAAAAATTCTCTTATATATATCGAGCCTGTGTATATTTCTTCAGGAACTCAGAGTTCTATGCCTGAACTTAAGAGAATAATTGTTGCATATAATAATGAAATAGTTATGGAAGAAACTTTGGAAAAAGCACTGTCTAAACTTTTTGATTATAATATGGATAATGTATTGATACCGGATGACAAAGTGGAGGAAAATATAGAAAACGAAGAAACAGGCAACACTAAAATACTGGTAGAACTTTATGATAAACTTAAAAGTTCAATGCAAAATGGCGACTGGAAAAACTTTGGCTCAGCCTTTGATGAACTTGAAAAAGAAATAGAAAAAATAAGATAA
- the ftsY gene encoding signal recognition particle-docking protein FtsY gives MAFFDRLRSGLTNTRNAIKGKIDDVFSVFKKVDEELYEELEEALITADVGAYTSMEIIDILKDRVKENKLTESEEVKEELFEVISEILNENDNTLKLNTKPSVILVVGVNGVGKTTSIGKLAHFFKEEGKSVMLAAGDTFRAAASEQLKIWADRVGCPIVKHTEGADPAAVVFDAITSAKAKGTDILICDTAGRLHNKKNLMDELNKIYRIIKRELPDSDLETLLVVDATTGQNGVIQAQEFTKQTEVTGIILTKLDGTAKGGIVLSICKDKNIPVKFIGVGEAKEDFMKFDSGEFAKALV, from the coding sequence ATGGCTTTTTTTGACAGATTAAGGTCAGGCCTTACAAACACAAGAAACGCAATTAAAGGCAAGATTGACGATGTGTTTTCGGTGTTTAAAAAGGTAGACGAAGAACTTTATGAAGAACTTGAAGAAGCGCTTATTACAGCAGATGTGGGCGCATATACTTCAATGGAAATAATAGATATATTAAAAGACAGAGTAAAAGAAAATAAATTAACCGAATCAGAAGAGGTAAAAGAAGAATTATTCGAAGTTATTTCAGAAATACTAAATGAAAATGATAACACTCTAAAACTTAATACAAAACCATCGGTTATCCTTGTTGTAGGGGTTAACGGAGTGGGAAAAACCACATCTATCGGTAAACTTGCCCATTTTTTTAAAGAAGAGGGCAAATCTGTAATGCTTGCGGCAGGAGATACATTCAGAGCAGCAGCAAGCGAGCAGTTAAAAATATGGGCAGACAGGGTAGGTTGCCCTATTGTCAAGCATACTGAGGGGGCAGACCCTGCAGCAGTTGTCTTTGATGCTATCACATCTGCCAAAGCAAAGGGTACTGATATACTTATATGCGATACTGCAGGAAGACTGCACAATAAGAAAAATCTTATGGACGAACTTAATAAGATATACCGAATTATAAAAAGAGAACTTCCCGACAGTGATTTAGAAACCCTGCTTGTAGTTGACGCTACAACAGGGCAGAACGGAGTTATTCAGGCACAGGAATTTACCAAACAGACAGAGGTTACAGGAATAATTTTAACTAAACTTGACGGTACTGCAAAAGGTGGTATTGTTCTCTCTATCTGTAAGGATAAAAACATTCCTGTTAAGTTTATCGGAGTGGGAGAAGCAAAGGAAGACTTTATGAAGTTTGATTCCGGGGAGTTTGCAAAAGCGTTAGTATAA